Proteins found in one Vallitalea guaymasensis genomic segment:
- a CDS encoding helix-turn-helix domain-containing protein: protein MFIGNMDFSQIFNSLKITDMSKKEEYLYQESKNDSINHSHYPYELEKRLYQAIITGNIDELEKVGYEYSNYPSSVLCENNSIRSLKNNMICSCALITRMAIETGLEENYAYFLSDLYINKVESLRDEESLLNLNAIMILDFMTQIKNSLSSNKNNYSPLTKEVIKYINDNLCTNFTLTDVADHVNANSSYLSRTFKKEIGISFTKYIHINRIKKAKHLLLFTNLSLVEISTRLGYTTQSHFSKIFKQISGMTPNTFKQNHIKPD, encoded by the coding sequence GTGTTTATAGGCAATATGGATTTCAGTCAGATTTTCAACTCACTCAAAATAACCGATATGTCCAAGAAAGAGGAATATTTATACCAAGAATCAAAAAATGATTCTATCAACCATTCCCATTACCCTTATGAATTGGAAAAACGACTTTACCAAGCAATTATTACTGGTAATATAGACGAGTTAGAAAAAGTTGGATATGAGTATAGTAATTATCCTTCTTCAGTATTATGTGAAAACAACTCAATAAGGTCTTTGAAGAACAATATGATATGCAGTTGTGCACTTATAACTAGAATGGCTATTGAAACTGGCTTAGAAGAAAATTATGCGTATTTCCTTAGTGACCTGTATATTAATAAAGTAGAATCTCTACGTGATGAAGAATCTTTACTTAATCTTAATGCTATAATGATACTTGATTTCATGACTCAGATAAAGAATAGTCTATCTTCCAATAAGAATAATTACTCTCCCTTAACCAAAGAAGTGATTAAATATATTAATGATAATCTTTGTACCAACTTTACTTTGACTGATGTTGCAGATCATGTTAATGCTAACAGCAGTTATTTATCCAGAACCTTTAAAAAGGAAATTGGAATTAGTTTTACCAAATATATTCATATTAACAGAATAAAAAAAGCTAAACATCTGCTTCTGTTCACTAACCTATCATTAGTGGAGATATCTACCCGATTAGGTTACACGACTCAGAGCCATTTCAGTAAGATATTCAAACAAATTAGCGGAATGACTCCTAATACCTTCAAACAAAATCACATAAAACCTGATTGA
- a CDS encoding glutamine synthetase III family protein translates to MSINDLFGTNVFSDAVMKERLPKETYKSLKRTIEMGEPLEKTTAEVIANAMKDWAIEKGATHYTHWFQPMTGKTAEKHDSFISLTPDGRATMEFSGKELIQGEPDASSFPNGGLRATFEARGYTAWDPTSPAFLKEDSAGVTLCIPTAFYSYTGEALDKKTPLLRSMESISKQAMRVLKLFGETSSKKVITTVGAEQEYFLVDKKYYQARKDLIFTGRTLFGAMPPKGQELDDHYFGSIKERIANFMRELDVELWKLGVSAKTKHNEVAPAQFEVAPIFSTTNIATDHNQLMMEIIQKVAMRHDLVCLLHEKPFAGVNGSGKHNNWSLATDDGINLLNPGKTPEENARFLLFLSIIIAAVDEYAPLLRLSAANPGNDHRLGANEAPPAIISVFLGDKLTSIINQIEAGDLNIEKQVELLEVGVSTLPKLPKDSTDRNRTSPFAFTGNRFEFRMCPSSASIAGPNIVLNTIVSEYLRRVADELEKADDFNESLKKVMVRLIKDHKKIIFDGDGYSDDWIKEAARRGLPNLSSTVEAYTYFDKPEAVELFERHGVFTKGEIVSRKEIVFEEYAKIINIEGLTMSQMVKKQIIPACINYMTDVAESISKIKGVCPSVDVSVQEELVNKISKLLFDVRVKVADLNKAIEEAKGISNIESMAFAYREKVFPAMAELRKPCDELEKIVSEEAWPYPTYDELLFRV, encoded by the coding sequence ATGAGTATCAACGATTTATTCGGAACAAATGTATTTAGTGATGCAGTTATGAAAGAAAGACTTCCAAAAGAAACATATAAATCACTTAAAAGAACAATAGAGATGGGAGAGCCACTAGAGAAGACAACAGCCGAAGTAATTGCAAACGCTATGAAAGATTGGGCTATCGAAAAAGGAGCAACTCATTATACACACTGGTTCCAGCCTATGACAGGAAAGACAGCAGAAAAGCATGACTCTTTTATATCATTGACTCCTGACGGAAGAGCAACTATGGAGTTCTCTGGTAAAGAATTGATTCAAGGAGAGCCTGATGCTTCATCATTCCCTAATGGAGGACTTAGAGCTACATTTGAAGCTAGAGGATATACAGCTTGGGACCCAACATCACCAGCTTTCCTAAAAGAAGATTCAGCAGGTGTAACATTATGTATACCAACTGCTTTCTATTCTTATACTGGTGAAGCTCTTGACAAAAAAACACCATTACTTCGTTCAATGGAATCTATTTCAAAACAAGCAATGCGTGTATTAAAATTATTCGGAGAAACAAGTTCTAAGAAAGTAATAACTACAGTTGGAGCAGAACAAGAGTATTTCTTAGTAGATAAAAAATATTATCAAGCTAGAAAAGATTTAATATTCACTGGAAGAACATTATTTGGTGCAATGCCTCCAAAAGGTCAAGAATTGGATGACCATTATTTTGGAAGTATAAAAGAAAGAATTGCCAATTTTATGAGAGAGTTGGATGTTGAACTATGGAAGCTAGGGGTATCTGCTAAGACAAAGCATAATGAAGTAGCTCCAGCTCAATTCGAAGTAGCACCAATATTCTCAACAACAAATATTGCAACAGACCATAACCAATTAATGATGGAAATCATTCAAAAGGTTGCAATGAGACATGATCTAGTATGTCTACTACATGAAAAACCATTTGCTGGAGTTAATGGTTCTGGTAAGCATAACAACTGGTCATTAGCTACTGATGATGGTATTAACTTATTGAACCCAGGAAAAACACCTGAAGAAAATGCAAGATTCTTGCTTTTCCTATCAATAATTATTGCAGCAGTTGACGAATATGCTCCATTACTAAGATTATCAGCAGCTAACCCTGGTAATGATCATAGATTAGGAGCTAATGAAGCTCCACCAGCTATAATTTCAGTATTCTTAGGGGATAAATTAACTAGTATAATCAATCAAATTGAAGCTGGAGACCTTAATATAGAAAAACAAGTAGAATTACTTGAAGTAGGTGTTTCTACACTTCCAAAACTTCCAAAAGATTCTACTGATAGAAATAGAACATCACCATTCGCATTCACTGGTAATAGATTCGAGTTCAGAATGTGTCCTTCATCAGCATCAATAGCTGGACCTAACATTGTTCTTAATACAATTGTTTCTGAATATCTTAGAAGAGTTGCTGATGAATTAGAGAAAGCTGATGATTTCAATGAATCTCTTAAAAAAGTTATGGTAAGATTAATAAAAGATCATAAGAAAATCATATTTGATGGTGATGGTTATTCTGATGATTGGATTAAAGAAGCAGCAAGAAGAGGACTTCCTAATCTATCATCAACAGTTGAAGCTTATACTTATTTTGATAAACCAGAAGCTGTTGAATTATTTGAAAGACATGGTGTCTTTACAAAAGGAGAAATAGTTTCTCGTAAAGAAATCGTATTTGAAGAATATGCAAAAATAATTAATATAGAGGGACTTACAATGTCTCAAATGGTTAAAAAGCAGATTATTCCTGCATGTATTAATTACATGACTGATGTTGCTGAATCTATCAGCAAGATTAAGGGTGTATGTCCTTCAGTGGATGTATCTGTACAAGAAGAACTTGTTAATAAGATTTCAAAACTGTTATTCGATGTTAGAGTCAAAGTTGCTGATCTCAATAAAGCAATTGAAGAAGCTAAGGGAATTAGTAATATTGAAAGTATGGCATTCGCTTATAGAGAAAAAGTATTCCCAGCTATGGCAGAGTTAAGAAAACCATGTGATGAACTTGAAAAAATAGTTTCAGAAGAAGCATGGCCATACCCAACATATGATGAACTATTGTTTAGAGTTTAG
- a CDS encoding PfkB family carbohydrate kinase produces the protein MIVTIALNPSINKLAVIDGLEVDGENKVQDYRISLGESPIYTAYIIKLLQGEPYVLGFLGGMGGRFIHNVMQKNRIKSDFVFNMGESKSIYRIVDSVNGTQTTLLDDNMLVDERDEKNLKHKLQNRIKDAKIMVLGGDMPRGTDFNLIEDISSVAKKHDIKVITALEGQNLRKSLNLKPYALKISDKNISDLVNVDTLTYDKYYVIKELYDILISNKIHYMLYDSNEGLYVLSKNKICKVILSETPEISDGIGASDSMVGAFAVSIERKYEQEKMAKLVMASSIAVKSSKYPTICNRKDIDYYNNKVKIVEIMNRKRGFIE, from the coding sequence ATGATTGTTACTATAGCACTTAATCCTTCAATTAACAAATTAGCTGTTATTGATGGGTTAGAAGTGGATGGTGAAAACAAAGTACAGGATTATCGTATAAGCCTTGGAGAGAGCCCGATATATACAGCGTATATAATAAAGTTACTTCAGGGAGAACCATATGTATTAGGATTTTTAGGCGGAATGGGCGGAAGGTTCATTCATAATGTAATGCAGAAAAACAGAATAAAATCTGATTTTGTATTTAACATGGGTGAAAGTAAATCTATTTATAGAATTGTTGATTCAGTAAACGGAACACAAACTACATTATTGGATGACAATATGTTAGTAGATGAAAGAGATGAGAAAAACCTTAAACATAAGCTTCAAAATAGAATAAAAGATGCTAAAATAATGGTTTTAGGTGGAGATATGCCAAGAGGTACAGATTTTAACCTGATTGAAGACATAAGTTCAGTAGCCAAGAAACATGATATTAAGGTCATTACTGCATTAGAAGGGCAAAATCTACGTAAGTCGTTAAATCTTAAACCATATGCATTGAAGATAAGTGATAAAAACATTTCCGATCTGGTTAACGTAGATACTTTAACCTATGACAAGTACTATGTAATAAAAGAGTTGTACGATATACTTATATCAAATAAGATTCATTATATGTTATATGATTCTAATGAGGGTCTATATGTACTCTCAAAAAATAAGATCTGCAAAGTTATACTTAGTGAAACTCCAGAAATATCTGACGGTATTGGTGCAAGTGATTCAATGGTTGGAGCGTTTGCTGTTTCTATAGAGAGAAAATATGAGCAGGAAAAGATGGCTAAACTGGTTATGGCAAGCAGTATTGCTGTAAAAAGTTCAAAATATCCTACTATATGCAATAGAAAGGATATAGATTATTATAATAATAAGGTAAAAATTGTTGAAATAATGAATAGGAAGAGGGGTTTTATAGAATAA
- the glnA gene encoding type I glutamate--ammonia ligase: MLGDSRYTKEDIIKITREEDIKFIRLQFVDILGTLKNVAITDEQLEKALNNQILIDGSSIEGFVRMEESDMYLKPDLDTFEIFPWRPHQGKVGRMICDIYNLDGTPFQGDPRYVLKKVIKEAADMGYDFNVGPEFEFFLFQIDENGYPTTTTHDNAGYFDLGPIDLGENVRRDIVLTLEEMGFDIQTSHHEVAPGQHEIDFKYSDALRSADNIVTFKLVVKVIARKHGLHATFMPKPIFGISGSGMHCNLLMYDEDGRNIFYDEKDELNLSKEAYYFIGGLLEHAKALTAVTNPTVNSYKRLVSGFEAPVRIGWSTINASPLIRVPRGRNKNSLIELRSPDPSCNPYLAVAAMLKAGLDGIKNKIEPPKMMEQKELSKVLDTLDVESTIPSTLKEALIDLSKDEIIKDALGDVYERYMKAKSLEWDEYISVVHSWEVEKYISRY; encoded by the coding sequence ATGTTAGGAGATAGCAGATATACAAAAGAAGATATAATTAAAATCACACGTGAAGAGGATATCAAATTCATAAGACTTCAATTTGTAGACATTCTAGGTACTCTCAAAAATGTAGCTATTACAGATGAACAACTAGAAAAAGCATTAAACAATCAAATATTGATTGATGGTTCATCAATAGAAGGATTTGTTAGAATGGAAGAATCTGATATGTATCTAAAACCAGATTTGGATACTTTTGAGATATTTCCCTGGAGACCTCATCAAGGTAAAGTAGGTAGAATGATATGTGATATATATAATCTTGACGGTACTCCTTTTCAAGGCGATCCTAGATATGTTCTCAAGAAAGTAATAAAAGAAGCTGCAGATATGGGGTACGATTTCAATGTAGGACCAGAATTTGAATTTTTCCTATTTCAGATAGATGAAAATGGTTATCCTACAACAACAACTCACGATAATGCAGGATATTTTGATCTGGGACCAATTGATTTGGGAGAAAATGTAAGACGGGACATAGTACTTACACTTGAAGAAATGGGATTTGATATTCAGACATCTCACCATGAAGTAGCTCCAGGTCAACATGAAATAGATTTCAAATACAGTGATGCGTTAAGGTCTGCAGATAATATAGTAACTTTTAAGCTGGTAGTTAAGGTCATTGCAAGAAAACATGGGTTACATGCCACATTCATGCCTAAGCCTATATTTGGGATAAGTGGTTCAGGGATGCATTGCAACCTGCTCATGTATGATGAAGATGGTAGAAACATCTTCTATGATGAAAAAGATGAGCTGAATCTATCAAAAGAAGCATATTATTTTATTGGTGGATTACTTGAACATGCAAAAGCTTTAACTGCTGTAACTAATCCTACGGTAAACTCTTATAAAAGATTAGTATCAGGATTTGAAGCACCTGTGAGAATTGGCTGGTCAACTATAAATGCCAGTCCACTTATTAGAGTTCCAAGAGGTAGAAACAAAAATTCTCTGATTGAACTTAGAAGTCCAGACCCATCCTGCAATCCTTATTTGGCTGTTGCAGCAATGTTGAAAGCAGGACTTGATGGTATTAAGAACAAGATAGAACCACCAAAAATGATGGAACAGAAAGAACTAAGTAAAGTACTTGATACACTTGATGTAGAATCAACAATTCCAAGTACTCTGAAAGAAGCGTTGATAGATTTATCAAAAGATGAAATAATAAAAGATGCATTAGGTGATGTTTACGAGAGATACATGAAAGCGAAAAGTCTAGAATGGGATGAATATATATCAGTAGTCCATTCATGGGAAGTTGAAAAATATATTTCAAGATATTAA
- a CDS encoding DUF6514 family protein: MKKYLEGTRQVITENNLIINLEYYLVESTYYEKDETKVAYGVEILKRDNFNYLESDIVSKVTDSKDKIINIINKLIANIVTPVGMVCVVDELF; the protein is encoded by the coding sequence ATGAAAAAATACCTGGAAGGAACAAGACAAGTTATAACTGAGAATAATCTAATTATTAACCTAGAGTATTATTTAGTTGAATCTACATACTACGAAAAAGATGAAACGAAAGTTGCATATGGTGTTGAAATACTTAAGAGAGATAATTTTAATTATTTAGAATCGGATATTGTTTCTAAGGTAACTGACAGTAAAGATAAGATTATAAACATAATTAATAAGCTCATAGCTAATATAGTAACCCCTGTGGGTATGGTTTGTGTGGTTGATGAATTATTTTAA
- a CDS encoding ANTAR domain-containing response regulator, with the protein MGARIIVGSSNKKILKQLSHFLNENGYNVVGETTDGYDILRRIHTVYPDLCIMDFNMKGLNGHDVSEVLIADNVCPIITIIGSSELHYFTNLKHEPIFSLLIKPINKDSLINTIDLLVKTSRSITQLRKEVSTLKKKQEDKQLINQAKQLLIEANGLTEEEAHRKIQKLSMNKGISKRIVAIEIINKYK; encoded by the coding sequence ATGGGAGCTAGAATCATAGTAGGATCCTCTAACAAAAAAATATTGAAGCAATTATCGCACTTCCTTAATGAAAATGGATATAATGTAGTAGGTGAAACAACAGATGGATATGATATCCTAAGGAGAATCCATACTGTTTATCCGGATTTATGTATTATGGATTTCAACATGAAGGGATTAAACGGTCATGACGTGAGTGAAGTGCTGATAGCAGACAACGTATGTCCAATCATTACCATAATTGGTTCATCTGAACTGCATTATTTTACTAACTTAAAACACGAACCCATATTTAGCTTGCTTATCAAGCCTATCAATAAGGATTCATTAATTAATACTATTGATTTATTGGTTAAAACATCTAGGAGTATAACTCAGTTGCGAAAAGAAGTCAGTACTCTGAAGAAGAAGCAGGAAGATAAGCAATTGATTAATCAAGCTAAACAATTATTGATAGAGGCTAATGGTCTAACAGAAGAAGAGGCACATAGGAAGATTCAGAAACTCAGCATGAACAAAGGTATCTCCAAAAGAATAGTAGCTATAGAGATTATTAACAAATATAAATGA